One window of the Mytilus galloprovincialis chromosome 14, xbMytGall1.hap1.1, whole genome shotgun sequence genome contains the following:
- the LOC143058227 gene encoding trypsin Blo t 3-like → MMQTVVLLLCVVVIGNAEVLQIWQPGKDLMNEDSLKHLTNTSRIIQGQNADIADFPWQVSLRTSSDSHTCGGIILTDTWILTAAHCTQGSGYTIRVGNTNRNNGERYQVRRVINHANYNDGSGTIANDISFI, encoded by the exons ATGATGCAAACCGTTGTCCTCCTTCTCTGTGTGGTAGTTATTG gTAATGCCGAGGTCTTACAGATTTGGCAACCTGGAAAAGATCTTATGAATGAAGACAGTCTGAAG cATTTGACAAATACCAGCAGAATCATCCAGGGACAGAATGCAGACATCGCAGATTTCCCATGGCAGGTATCTCTCAGAACGTCCAGTGACAGTCACACATGTGGAGGGATCATTCTGACTGATACATGGATTCTAACAGCTGCCCATTGCACACA AGGTTCTGGTTACACAATCAGAGTAGGAAACACTAACCGAAACAACGGGGAGAGATATCAAGTTAGAAGAGTAATCAAT CATGCAAATTACAATGATGGCAGCGGGACAATTGCTAATGACATAtcatttatttaa